Proteins co-encoded in one Methanosarcinales archaeon Met12 genomic window:
- the purM gene encoding phosphoribosylformylglycinamidine cyclo-ligase, with translation MRKGMTYAEAGVDISKENSAIKRLTKHLMFKRTGFGAPLIDIGHYAGLIDLGDFALAMTTDGVGSKVLIASAIGKWDTIGIDCIAMNVNDLLAVGAEPMAFVDYLAMEKINEDVMEQIGMGLQKGAEIANVSIIGGETATLPDIIRGFDLAGTCIGWVQKDKIITGKDIQIGDVILGLPSSGIHSNGLTLARKIIEGAGYSYRDSFSSDSKKSIGEVLLTPTRIYMEVLELIKKCEVHGLAHITGSGLLKLGRITDHGFNFDKPLEAQPIFKFLQEEGGISDREMYQTFNMGMGFLAVIPWGEGKKAQKIAGGKIVGEVVENGIRVSEIKIQ, from the coding sequence ATGAGGAAGGGGATGACATACGCCGAGGCTGGCGTGGATATCTCAAAAGAAAATAGTGCCATCAAACGTTTGACCAAGCATCTGATGTTTAAAAGAACGGGGTTTGGAGCGCCTTTAATCGACATAGGGCATTATGCAGGCCTGATCGATCTGGGTGACTTTGCACTCGCCATGACCACTGACGGCGTTGGCTCTAAGGTGCTCATCGCTAGTGCCATTGGAAAGTGGGACACCATCGGCATCGACTGCATAGCGATGAACGTAAACGACTTGTTGGCAGTTGGGGCGGAGCCCATGGCATTCGTGGACTATCTAGCTATGGAAAAAATAAACGAGGACGTGATGGAGCAAATCGGAATGGGGCTTCAAAAAGGCGCTGAAATCGCGAACGTCTCAATCATAGGGGGTGAGACTGCCACACTGCCCGATATTATCCGTGGTTTTGACCTTGCAGGCACATGTATTGGGTGGGTCCAAAAGGACAAAATAATCACCGGCAAGGATATTCAGATAGGAGATGTCATTCTCGGTCTACCCAGTTCTGGTATCCATAGCAATGGTCTCACGCTGGCGAGAAAGATCATTGAAGGCGCTGGTTATTCGTATCGGGATTCATTTTCATCGGATTCAAAAAAAAGTATTGGAGAAGTGCTACTTACCCCGACACGCATCTATATGGAAGTGTTGGAACTGATAAAAAAGTGCGAGGTACACGGATTGGCCCATATCACCGGAAGCGGCTTGCTGAAGCTGGGGCGCATAACCGACCATGGCTTCAATTTTGATAAACCTTTAGAGGCTCAACCCATTTTCAAGTTCTTGCAAGAGGAGGGCGGCATAAGTGATAGGGAGATGTACCAAACCTTTAACATGGGCATGGGATTTCTTGCGGTCATTCCATGGGGCGAGGGCAAAAAAGCGCAGAAGATCGCCGGTGGAAAAATCGTCGGAGAGGTCGTTGAAAACGGCATCAGGGTGAGTGAAATCAAAATCCAATAG
- a CDS encoding TraB/GumN family protein — MKDNAHEIIIIGTAHVSNKSVEEVKYVIERERPQIVAVELCAKRYHALRGDVPEELSIRDILKGGKLYFVLVQWLLAFAQKKIGADVGVKPGAEMLSAIDKAEEIGARIVLVDRDIQITMQRFWCKMTFFEKMRMFFALIGTLLGIGSDGSSKIDLEKVTEEDTVTQLIAELRQLAPNAAKVLVDERDAYIARNLLSVCQDGRVVAVLGAGHRAGVQKFLSAPESIPSPEELTALPKKRVDLAKIIGIMVIAAVIGIFAFLILTGSPSHVILIAFGYWFIINGVLSGAGAAIAGGHPLSILTAFSVAWMTSLNPFLAAGWFAGLVEAWVRNPTSEDIIAITHIETFSDLMKNRLFRIILVAAMANIGSMLGTFIGIWVIFTQTGIQF; from the coding sequence ATGAAAGACAATGCTCATGAGATAATTATCATCGGTACTGCCCACGTCTCCAACAAGAGTGTCGAAGAAGTTAAATATGTCATCGAACGAGAACGGCCCCAGATAGTTGCAGTTGAATTATGTGCTAAACGATACCATGCACTGAGGGGAGACGTCCCAGAAGAATTGTCGATAAGGGATATCCTAAAGGGTGGAAAGCTCTACTTCGTTTTGGTCCAGTGGTTGCTGGCATTTGCACAAAAGAAAATCGGTGCAGATGTTGGCGTAAAACCTGGTGCAGAGATGTTATCGGCTATCGACAAGGCAGAAGAGATTGGCGCCAGAATAGTCCTTGTAGACCGGGATATCCAGATAACCATGCAGCGATTCTGGTGTAAAATGACGTTTTTCGAGAAAATGCGAATGTTCTTTGCACTGATAGGCACGTTATTAGGAATCGGAAGCGATGGAAGCAGTAAGATAGACCTGGAAAAGGTCACGGAAGAGGATACGGTCACACAGCTCATAGCAGAACTCAGGCAATTGGCGCCGAATGCGGCAAAGGTTCTGGTGGACGAGAGAGATGCATATATTGCCAGAAACCTTTTAAGTGTATGTCAAGATGGCAGGGTCGTCGCTGTTCTGGGCGCTGGTCATCGCGCCGGCGTTCAAAAATTCCTCTCAGCTCCCGAATCGATTCCATCTCCAGAAGAGTTGACGGCGCTCCCAAAGAAACGGGTTGACCTGGCAAAAATTATCGGAATTATGGTCATCGCAGCTGTCATTGGAATCTTTGCATTTCTTATCTTGACAGGGAGTCCGTCACACGTAATACTTATCGCCTTCGGTTACTGGTTCATCATAAATGGGGTATTGAGTGGTGCTGGCGCGGCAATAGCAGGAGGACATCCATTATCAATACTCACTGCATTCTCGGTTGCATGGATGACATCGCTCAATCCGTTCCTGGCCGCCGGATGGTTTGCTGGGCTGGTTGAGGCATGGGTCAGAAATCCCACAAGCGAGGATATAATCGCGATAACCCATATTGAGACGTTTAGCGACTTAATGAAAAATCGATTGTTCCGGATAATACTGGTCGCAGCAATGGCTAACATCGGAAGCATGCTCGGTACATTCATAGGAATATGGGTTATATTTACCCAAACAGGAATACAATTCTGA
- a CDS encoding tRNA(His) guanylyltransferase Thg1 family protein, which yields MKEREVYSDIKAIPPIVIRIDGRNFKRTLERLSSQKPYDKTFAGAMADSTESLMKESGLSPQFAYTFSDEVNVFFLKLPFHGRIEKLDSIVPSFLSSALTLALDSKMPLSFDARVVPLSREDICGYLEWRQAEAWKNHVHSYGYHALREDGLSKRTAASRMMGMNAKEVHDMLFEKGINLTKTPLWQRRGILILKKKYKKSGYDPKNRAKVVTDRSKVIQDWELPLFNSKEGQMLISKLLAEE from the coding sequence ATGAAGGAACGTGAAGTTTATTCGGATATCAAGGCAATACCTCCTATAGTAATCAGAATCGACGGCAGAAATTTTAAAAGGACGCTGGAGCGATTGAGTTCCCAGAAGCCGTATGACAAGACGTTTGCGGGGGCTATGGCGGATTCGACCGAGAGTCTTATGAAAGAGAGCGGACTAAGTCCACAGTTCGCGTACACGTTCTCGGATGAGGTCAATGTATTCTTCTTGAAACTCCCATTTCATGGCCGAATTGAGAAATTGGACTCCATCGTCCCGAGTTTTTTATCAAGTGCATTGACGTTGGCACTGGATAGTAAAATGCCATTGTCTTTCGATGCGCGCGTCGTCCCCCTCTCCAGAGAGGATATATGTGGGTACTTAGAATGGCGCCAAGCAGAGGCATGGAAAAACCACGTACACTCGTATGGATATCATGCTCTGCGAGAAGATGGTTTATCTAAACGAACTGCAGCGTCGAGGATGATGGGCATGAACGCAAAAGAGGTTCATGATATGTTGTTTGAAAAAGGAATCAATCTGACCAAGACCCCACTGTGGCAGAGGCGTGGCATACTAATTTTAAAGAAGAAGTATAAAAAGTCCGGATATGACCCAAAAAACAGGGCAAAGGTGGTGACCGACAGGAGCAAGGTCATTCAGGACTGGGAATTGCCACTCTTCAACTCAAAGGAAGGACAAATGCTAATCAGTAAGCTACTGGCAGAAGAATGA
- the albA gene encoding DNA-binding protein Alba: MAKNSTEDNVIYVGNKPVMNYVLAAVTQFNDGVKDVTIKARGRAISRAVDTTEVVRNRFMKDINIKDIKIGTEELEGEKGDSINVSSIEIFLNRPD, from the coding sequence ATGGCAAAAAACAGCACAGAAGATAACGTGATATACGTTGGAAACAAACCAGTAATGAACTACGTACTTGCCGCGGTAACACAGTTTAACGATGGCGTAAAAGACGTTACTATCAAGGCAAGAGGTAGGGCGATCTCGAGGGCAGTCGACACCACGGAAGTGGTAAGAAATCGATTTATGAAGGACATAAATATCAAAGACATCAAAATCGGAACCGAAGAGTTGGAAGGAGAGAAAGGAGATAGTATCAACGTTTCCTCCATCGAAATATTCCTAAATCGCCCCGACTGA
- a CDS encoding 50S ribosomal protein L21e has translation MQKSHGERRKTRHKLKKSTREKGISPISRAIQEFVIGQNVHISIDPSIHKGMPHPKFHGRTATVMGQRGRAYLLEVRDGNMMKDIIVCPQHLKPQK, from the coding sequence ATGCAGAAATCACATGGTGAAAGAAGAAAAACTAGACATAAACTCAAAAAATCGACAAGAGAGAAGGGCATTTCTCCCATAAGCAGAGCGATTCAGGAATTTGTAATAGGACAGAATGTCCATATTTCCATCGACCCAAGCATCCATAAGGGCATGCCGCATCCCAAGTTTCATGGCAGGACTGCTACAGTCATGGGTCAGCGTGGAAGGGCATATTTACTTGAAGTAAGGGATGGAAATATGATGAAAGACATAATAGTATGCCCACAGCATCTTAAACCGCAGAAGTGA
- a CDS encoding adenylosuccinate synthetase, translating to MGAMIVTGGFFGDEGKGKIVAYLAHRDKPTVIARGGVGPNAGHTVERGDEKYGVRMVPSGFIYEKARLLIGAGVLVDPRVLEHEVAELGVKGRIGVDKRCTIIEERHIQEDKGTARLADIIGTTGTGCGPANKDRVMRCARQAKDVEELREYIADVPLEINRALEMGEHVIIEGTQGFGISLFYGTYPYVTSKDTSASQIAADVGIGPTKVDEVMIVFKAFPTRVGGGPFLDEMHPEEAQKLGIIEYGTVTGRPRRIGRWDGKMARYSAMINGATQVALTCLDKLDPTCRGVTDYDELSDMAKTFVRKAEQDIGVPITIISTGSQMSETIDLRG from the coding sequence ATGGGCGCAATGATCGTGACAGGTGGATTTTTCGGAGATGAAGGAAAGGGCAAAATCGTGGCATATCTGGCTCATCGAGATAAGCCAACCGTAATAGCAAGGGGAGGGGTTGGGCCGAATGCAGGGCATACTGTTGAGAGAGGAGACGAAAAGTATGGAGTTAGAATGGTTCCATCAGGCTTTATCTATGAGAAGGCGCGCTTGTTAATCGGCGCTGGCGTTTTGGTCGACCCGCGTGTTTTGGAGCACGAGGTAGCAGAGCTGGGAGTAAAGGGTCGCATCGGCGTCGACAAACGCTGTACGATTATCGAAGAAAGGCACATTCAAGAGGATAAAGGAACTGCGCGATTGGCAGATATAATCGGTACGACGGGTACCGGATGCGGTCCTGCAAATAAGGACCGGGTTATGCGATGTGCGCGTCAAGCGAAAGATGTGGAGGAGCTGAGAGAATATATTGCAGACGTGCCATTGGAGATCAACAGAGCCCTGGAGATGGGCGAACACGTAATTATCGAAGGGACCCAGGGCTTTGGTATATCTTTATTCTATGGGACGTATCCTTACGTAACGTCAAAAGATACGTCGGCATCCCAGATCGCCGCTGACGTCGGCATCGGCCCAACTAAGGTCGATGAAGTGATGATAGTCTTCAAGGCATTTCCGACACGAGTCGGTGGAGGCCCCTTCCTTGATGAGATGCACCCAGAAGAAGCGCAGAAACTCGGCATCATCGAATATGGTACGGTTACGGGGCGCCCAAGGCGCATCGGCAGATGGGACGGAAAGATGGCGCGATATTCAGCGATGATCAACGGGGCAACACAAGTGGCATTAACGTGTCTGGACAAGCTCGACCCTACATGCAGGGGCGTTACCGATTATGACGAACTCAGCGATATGGCAAAGACGTTCGTGCGCAAAGCAGAGCAGGATATAGGGGTGCCAATCACGATAATATCTACTGGTTCACAGATGTCCGAAACCATAGACCTGCGGGGCTGA
- a CDS encoding CBS domain-containing protein gives MISLKTSIQIGKVMGIPIKLHITFLIILPIFVLVFANSPAPFGFSVVESITLRYVFGGLAAVSLFGCVILHELGHSYVALKNGVRIKNITLMLFGGVASMEEIPRNPKIELKMAMAGPGVSLMLAVIFTLLYSLVRPVVGGDSPISILLHLLGALNVVLGIFNLIPAFPMDGGRLLRAYLATRMSYINATRNAVYVGKMFAFAMGIFGLMMLHPFLILIAFFVYIGASEEGEATEIATTLDDVKVSDVMTRNVISVPPTMTVSKLVDLMFKEKHMGYPVVDEAWKSVKGIVTFSDVQKIPRERRDITSVEEIMTRDVLSIVPDDDAFTALKTMSQREVGRLLVMENGAIVGIVSRTDLIKSIRLLRENKKRI, from the coding sequence ATGATATCACTAAAAACGTCAATTCAGATTGGAAAAGTAATGGGCATACCCATCAAACTCCATATTACATTTCTCATTATCCTGCCAATATTCGTACTGGTCTTCGCCAATAGCCCAGCACCATTTGGATTCTCTGTGGTTGAATCCATAACACTGCGGTATGTTTTTGGCGGACTTGCCGCAGTATCACTATTCGGTTGCGTCATATTACACGAACTGGGACATTCGTATGTGGCGCTAAAAAATGGTGTGAGAATTAAAAATATCACGTTAATGTTATTTGGCGGAGTGGCATCGATGGAAGAAATTCCACGGAATCCAAAAATCGAGTTGAAAATGGCTATGGCTGGTCCTGGTGTAAGCCTTATGCTCGCGGTTATATTCACATTGTTGTATTCGTTGGTCAGGCCAGTAGTTGGCGGCGATTCTCCCATCTCCATCTTATTACATTTATTGGGAGCATTGAATGTGGTTTTAGGTATTTTTAATCTAATCCCTGCCTTCCCAATGGATGGTGGCAGGTTATTGAGGGCATATTTGGCGACGCGAATGTCCTACATCAATGCGACACGTAATGCAGTATATGTTGGAAAGATGTTTGCGTTTGCCATGGGCATATTCGGCTTGATGATGCTCCATCCATTTCTCATATTGATAGCATTTTTTGTGTATATCGGTGCATCCGAGGAAGGGGAAGCTACGGAAATTGCCACGACATTGGATGACGTCAAAGTCAGCGATGTCATGACCCGTAACGTGATATCCGTACCACCAACTATGACCGTCAGCAAGCTAGTCGACCTGATGTTCAAGGAGAAACACATGGGATATCCAGTGGTCGATGAAGCCTGGAAGAGCGTCAAGGGCATCGTGACGTTCTCTGATGTGCAAAAAATTCCCCGCGAGCGGCGAGACATTACTTCTGTAGAGGAGATAATGACCCGCGACGTCCTATCAATTGTTCCGGATGATGATGCGTTTACGGCATTAAAGACGATGTCCCAGAGAGAGGTCGGGCGATTGCTGGTCATGGAAAATGGAGCGATTGTCGGAATCGTTTCCAGAACGGATTTAATAAAATCGATTCGACTCCTGCGAGAGAATAAAAAGAGGATATAA
- a CDS encoding RNA polymerase Rpb4 family protein: MIVKEIINEELLTLAEVKSSLTDIQKKRTTAGKELRYEQRRAIEHATKFAKTSEKSAKTLVEQLLKLEKMKPGIAIKIADIMPETRDELRSIYAKERYTLDAEELDKILNLVSKHA, translated from the coding sequence ATGATCGTTAAAGAGATTATAAATGAGGAATTACTGACCCTTGCGGAAGTGAAGAGCAGTCTCACCGACATTCAGAAAAAACGCACTACTGCTGGTAAGGAGTTGAGATATGAGCAACGTCGAGCGATTGAACATGCGACGAAATTTGCCAAAACCAGTGAGAAGTCTGCTAAGACGCTGGTAGAGCAGCTCTTAAAGCTCGAAAAGATGAAGCCTGGAATCGCCATCAAAATTGCAGATATAATGCCAGAGACCAGGGACGAATTGCGGTCGATATATGCAAAGGAGCGATATACGCTTGATGCCGAAGAGCTGGATAAGATATTGAACTTGGTTAGCAAGCATGCATAG
- the rsmA gene encoding 16S rRNA (adenine(1518)-N(6)/adenine(1519)-N(6))-dimethyltransferase RsmA encodes MHDQHFLIDPRVVGRIIDYADIDDDVVLEIGAGAGNLTKALAAKAAKVFAIESSGRLAEMISDLKLPNVDIIHGDALKVDFPEFDKVVSNLPYSISSDITFKLLEHDFQLGILMYQHEFAKRMVATANTKDYSRLSICVQYFADVEILESVPKTAFRPQPEVKSAIVKIVPRPPTLNVLNKEFFFDFVTAVFTQRRKQMKNAIINMFQIKSRFVHGSHCDANEIVNMLPRNMMHKRPGELSPEELAILSDMVYEAIS; translated from the coding sequence ATGCATGACCAACATTTTTTGATAGACCCACGAGTCGTTGGGCGCATCATCGATTATGCAGATATCGACGATGACGTAGTGCTTGAAATCGGCGCTGGTGCTGGCAATCTAACAAAAGCACTTGCGGCAAAAGCCGCTAAGGTGTTCGCCATCGAATCAAGTGGCCGTTTGGCAGAGATGATAAGTGACCTCAAACTTCCCAATGTCGATATCATCCACGGTGATGCGCTGAAAGTGGACTTCCCCGAATTTGACAAGGTCGTTTCCAATCTGCCGTATTCTATTTCGTCCGATATTACATTCAAACTCTTAGAGCATGATTTCCAGCTGGGCATCTTAATGTACCAACACGAGTTTGCCAAACGAATGGTTGCAACTGCCAATACTAAAGACTACAGTAGGCTTTCAATATGCGTTCAGTATTTCGCAGATGTAGAGATACTGGAGAGCGTACCCAAAACCGCATTCCGCCCACAACCAGAAGTAAAATCTGCCATAGTGAAGATTGTTCCACGACCGCCCACGTTGAACGTGTTGAATAAAGAATTCTTCTTCGATTTCGTGACCGCTGTGTTTACGCAACGAAGAAAACAGATGAAGAACGCTATCATCAATATGTTCCAGATAAAATCCAGATTTGTCCACGGGTCGCACTGTGATGCCAATGAAATCGTCAATATGTTGCCAAGAAATATGATGCACAAGCGACCAGGAGAGTTATCTCCCGAAGAACTCGCAATTCTGTCCGATATGGTATATGAGGCAATCTCATGA
- a CDS encoding PRC-barrel domain-containing protein yields the protein MKAEITSLLGLKVYTDRGKYVGKVGDTVLDANEKKITGLAISDLNPDTFDIQSRGVIIPYRWVMSVGDVVVIKQTADRFRQKVVEEPEESLSDEGT from the coding sequence ATGAAGGCTGAGATAACATCACTACTTGGTTTGAAGGTCTACACAGATAGAGGCAAATACGTTGGGAAAGTCGGCGACACCGTACTCGACGCAAATGAGAAAAAGATAACGGGTCTGGCGATCTCCGACCTGAATCCCGACACCTTCGATATACAAAGTCGAGGTGTCATCATCCCATATCGCTGGGTGATGTCGGTAGGAGATGTCGTGGTGATAAAACAAACCGCCGATAGGTTTAGGCAAAAGGTCGTAGAAGAGCCCGAAGAATCCCTGAGTGATGAAGGAACGTGA
- a CDS encoding tRNA pseudouridine(54/55) synthase Pus10, with product MSMIDMAIKILEQGPICYNCLGRQFAKLATGLTNKERGIAIKRALMMFADQKSKEGEDSLQKRLESHTGKRCWVCNGLFENLGVWARLATDKLSDHQYDTFLVGTRVSGLLAENEEILWAESGVVYAEPLKSELNREVGKLIYAETAKEVDFERPDIVVMLDIVENKVELDVNSLFIYGRYKKLVRGIPQTKWPCRECDGEGCEHCNYLGKMYKESVEELIKGPVIELSGGIDMVFHGAGREDIDALMLGRGRPFVLEVKRPLRRHFDLVHLKDDINNCAKDKVEVSDLIFVTKDVVEDIKANTTDKVYRLKITFKGVISREKLKVALDQLSGSIIKQRTPTRVAHRRADKLRKRTVHSVELEDMSDNSATIQVHCVGGLYVKELISGDAGKTKPSLSELLGVDVHMVELDVIEIKE from the coding sequence ATGAGCATGATAGATATGGCGATTAAGATATTGGAGCAGGGGCCAATTTGCTACAATTGTTTGGGGCGACAATTCGCAAAACTGGCGACCGGACTGACCAATAAGGAACGGGGGATTGCAATCAAGAGGGCTTTAATGATGTTTGCCGACCAGAAGTCAAAAGAAGGAGAGGATTCTCTGCAAAAAAGACTGGAATCGCATACAGGCAAAAGATGTTGGGTATGCAATGGACTATTCGAGAATCTGGGCGTCTGGGCCAGGCTAGCGACGGATAAGCTTTCAGACCATCAGTACGACACGTTTCTCGTCGGCACTAGGGTATCTGGACTGCTTGCGGAAAACGAGGAGATTCTGTGGGCGGAGTCCGGGGTGGTATACGCAGAGCCGCTCAAGTCAGAATTGAATCGAGAGGTGGGAAAACTGATCTACGCCGAAACTGCCAAAGAAGTGGATTTTGAACGACCAGATATAGTCGTCATGCTCGATATAGTTGAGAACAAGGTCGAATTGGATGTCAACTCGCTGTTTATCTACGGGCGGTATAAAAAACTGGTACGAGGCATACCACAAACCAAATGGCCGTGCAGAGAATGTGATGGAGAAGGTTGTGAACACTGTAATTATCTCGGAAAAATGTATAAGGAATCGGTAGAGGAATTGATAAAGGGCCCAGTTATCGAGCTCAGCGGGGGCATCGACATGGTATTTCATGGGGCAGGGCGCGAGGATATAGATGCTCTCATGCTTGGCAGAGGGAGGCCTTTCGTACTGGAGGTTAAGCGTCCGCTACGCCGACACTTCGATTTGGTGCATTTAAAGGACGATATCAACAACTGCGCCAAGGATAAGGTCGAGGTGAGTGACTTGATTTTTGTCACTAAAGATGTGGTAGAGGATATTAAGGCCAATACCACGGATAAAGTTTATAGGCTTAAAATTACATTTAAAGGTGTCATCTCACGAGAAAAACTTAAAGTTGCATTGGACCAACTAAGTGGTTCTATCATCAAACAGAGAACGCCAACGAGAGTAGCACATCGACGAGCAGATAAGCTCAGAAAAAGAACCGTGCACTCTGTTGAGCTTGAAGATATGAGCGACAACTCAGCAACGATTCAGGTTCATTGTGTGGGCGGACTATATGTCAAAGAACTGATATCCGGCGATGCTGGAAAGACAAAACCAAGCCTTTCTGAGTTGCTTGGGGTTGATGTCCATATGGTAGAACTGGACGTCATTGAAATTAAGGAATGA
- a CDS encoding aspartate kinase, which yields MRLVMKFGGTSVADGVKIRDVASIIRQSYEKGNEIAVVVSAMAGVTDQLEEMAKKASKNRDVTEINSFVKSLTEQHHDAAKNAIDDAKIVSSVIKELNAKIGDMSNALISICHLGELTDRSHDYILSFGERLSTPILTGTLLSMKLDSSSLTGGEAGIVTNSNFKNAKPLLEITNENVKKCILPLIEKKTIPVITGFIAIDTKGVITTLGRGGSDYSASIIGAAIYADEIWIWSDVDGIMTADPRIIPEARTLPVISYLEAMELSYFGAKVIHPKTIEPAIQRDIPVRVKNTTNPDHPGTIIVKDHEELKDIVKAVTIIKNVTLINVSGAGMVGTPGVAARVFATLADAGVNIIMISQGSSEANLSLVIDCSHLNKALSALKSEFIENVVRNITYDEDVCSIAVVGAGMAGTPGVAGRVFSALGKVGANIRMISQGSSEVNISFVVSKKDANTSVKALHDEFKLGEER from the coding sequence ATGAGACTCGTCATGAAATTCGGCGGAACATCGGTCGCAGATGGAGTTAAAATACGGGACGTTGCATCCATTATACGACAGAGCTATGAGAAAGGAAACGAGATAGCCGTAGTCGTCTCAGCAATGGCAGGTGTGACAGACCAATTAGAGGAAATGGCGAAAAAGGCATCAAAAAATCGGGATGTTACCGAAATCAACAGTTTCGTAAAGAGCCTGACAGAGCAACACCATGATGCCGCCAAGAATGCCATCGATGATGCGAAAATAGTAAGTTCTGTAATCAAGGAATTGAATGCTAAAATAGGAGACATGTCAAACGCTCTCATCAGCATTTGCCATCTGGGAGAGTTGACAGATAGATCACACGACTATATACTGTCATTCGGGGAAAGGCTATCAACCCCAATACTAACTGGCACCCTTTTGTCGATGAAACTGGATTCATCCTCACTCACTGGCGGGGAAGCTGGCATTGTAACTAATAGTAATTTTAAGAATGCAAAACCACTGCTCGAGATTACCAACGAAAATGTCAAGAAGTGCATTCTTCCATTAATCGAAAAAAAGACGATTCCAGTCATAACTGGCTTTATAGCAATTGATACAAAAGGAGTGATTACGACCCTGGGACGAGGCGGTTCTGACTATAGTGCATCCATCATTGGCGCTGCAATATATGCCGACGAGATTTGGATATGGAGTGATGTAGATGGCATCATGACTGCAGACCCAAGGATCATCCCAGAAGCACGAACGTTGCCAGTGATATCATATCTCGAGGCGATGGAACTATCCTATTTCGGAGCCAAGGTGATACATCCAAAAACGATAGAGCCAGCCATTCAAAGAGACATCCCAGTACGGGTTAAGAATACGACCAATCCAGACCACCCAGGCACCATCATCGTGAAAGACCATGAAGAATTGAAGGACATCGTCAAGGCGGTTACCATAATTAAAAACGTTACATTGATAAACGTCAGCGGCGCGGGAATGGTGGGGACGCCCGGAGTTGCCGCACGGGTATTCGCCACACTCGCCGATGCTGGAGTAAATATTATAATGATTTCGCAAGGTTCGTCTGAGGCAAATCTCTCTTTGGTCATCGATTGCTCACATCTAAATAAAGCGCTTAGCGCCCTTAAATCCGAATTCATCGAGAACGTGGTCAGGAACATCACATACGACGAGGATGTGTGCAGCATCGCCGTCGTTGGTGCAGGAATGGCAGGAACGCCTGGAGTGGCTGGACGCGTTTTTTCTGCATTAGGTAAAGTTGGCGCTAACATACGGATGATATCACAGGGTTCGTCTGAAGTGAACATTTCCTTCGTCGTCAGCAAGAAGGATGCGAATACTTCCGTGAAGGCGCTGCATGATGAGTTCAAATTGGGTGAAGAGCGATGA
- a CDS encoding DUF655 domain-containing protein, giving the protein MELESMAPNEEKEEYALVLDYLPYGHPDDSRPVYQKKPIVHSVGEDHFVLLELIPKEGVVPQTQERVYVGEGDRKEIDHVKRRLKYDELTHGARIELPYVLEKRVIDDEERFVDFFNEAQPLTTRLHQLELLTGIGKKLMWTLIDERKKGKFTSFKDLRDRVKGLHHPEKLIVHRIIEELRDEHIKYRIFVR; this is encoded by the coding sequence ATGGAGTTGGAATCGATGGCCCCGAACGAAGAGAAAGAAGAATATGCGCTGGTTTTGGATTATTTGCCATATGGTCATCCGGACGATTCCCGACCAGTATACCAAAAGAAACCAATAGTTCATAGTGTGGGCGAGGACCATTTTGTGCTGTTGGAATTGATTCCCAAAGAAGGCGTGGTGCCGCAGACTCAGGAGCGAGTTTATGTTGGCGAGGGTGACAGGAAAGAAATAGACCATGTCAAGAGGAGACTTAAATACGACGAGCTCACGCATGGCGCTAGAATCGAGCTCCCTTATGTGCTTGAAAAGCGGGTGATTGACGACGAAGAGCGGTTTGTCGATTTCTTTAACGAAGCCCAACCTCTGACGACCCGATTACATCAGTTGGAGTTGCTCACCGGCATCGGTAAAAAGTTGATGTGGACACTCATCGATGAGCGGAAGAAGGGCAAATTTACGAGCTTTAAAGACCTCAGAGACAGGGTTAAAGGTTTGCACCATCCGGAGAAGCTTATCGTTCACAGGATAATAGAAGAGCTACGGGATGAGCATATAAAATATCGGATATTTGTGAGATAG